In Phragmites australis chromosome 24, lpPhrAust1.1, whole genome shotgun sequence, the following are encoded in one genomic region:
- the LOC133907937 gene encoding uncharacterized protein LOC133907937 — MVAEAAPSSSAAIWSHRRDEITFDRLHKFWSALSPHARHELLRLDKQTLIEHARKNLYCSRCNGLLLESFTQIVMYGKSLHQEGSGEPKIQEVESEEVQDPSVHPWGGLSTTKDSILTLDDCFINAKSLHVLQNVFDNARAREHEREMFYPDACGGGGRGWISPVIPNYGRGHGTRDTCALHTARLSCDTLVDFWSALGEETKSSLLRMKEEDFIERLMHRFDRKRFCRDCRRNVIREFKELKELKRMRREPRCTSWFCVADTAFKCEVFEDAVLVDWHQSLLEQDGSYHHFEWAIGTGEGKSDILDFEDVGMNGQVHRKGLDLDQFEDYFVTLRAWRLDGRCTEFCVKAHALKGQSCVHRRLIVGDGLVTIMKRESIRGFFEHAEEAEEEDEDDAIDRDGNDPDSDATHPQKHAKSPELAREFLLDAAAVIFKEQVEKAFREGTARQNAHSVFVSLALKLLEERVHVACKEIITLEKQTKLLEEEEKEKREEEERRERRRTKEREKKHRRKERLKGKERDKEKSLVQSNVSDDISPSSLNNLAAPSNNELQDILASRYSCSEEEDNVVVREHYSPDTSVAQSSSREIDGKSNEHECSTTADFVPTDCNSSFLCEESKSRKNLRFRRDLPQEQASSYWYEDRQDDSGGIGDIQQQSRERTRNTTRGYSTVFSTNNRTRDRYKPCSCGHQEDYRYFSTTARPSREMKMARKAVVEKLRLQYRRCYPLDSFIVSKGGRVGGTPNKNAGPKQVWEPMDTRKKASLGNGNNAAGTADDTNRSNQVECSKDINECQKPEKVCEPLAEVCSERSEEACRSDTDEPCKESEKNQPACNDGSHVVDKPDCCLTKDAGRMANLTSSDSSSCLSQGDRDSSMSSMTSLSAQNAESSSTSDSEESSERNNSNPGDPPTKNASRSLLEMCAGNGFREYQPKGIHPPDGHQFGFNVAPIQDQMLHHQKVHAPPYSSAFLGFHSHPLPVPTNGYIPYPQPAHFYPSSVAPVGYGVAGNQCVDFPMQYNNVHPYSGPEFSYVPSQPVHKAPVSFHAVPPTPLCRNGVPVIISPDMQQNHAFPPKLNQAVPKNGYSEDNTKQKDDDSTPFSLFQFNLPIAPPAPATSKEEQSRGALVSILPVAQPQPCSREETNIKEYNLFSGCKGVIFPFI, encoded by the exons ATGGTCGCGGAGGCTGCGCCGTCCTCCTCGGCGGCGATCTGGTCACACCGCCGCGACGAGATCACCTTCGACCGCCTCCACAAG TTTTGGAGTGCCTTGTCTCCTCATGCACGGCATGAGCTGCTCAGACTTGATAAACAGACGCTGATCGAGCATGCTCGCAAGAACCTGTACTGTTCAAGGTGCAATGGGCTGCTTTTGGAAAGTTTCACACAAATAGTAATGTATGGGAAGTCACTGCATCAAGAAGGTTCAGGTGAGCCAAAGATTCAGGAAGTTGAATCAGAAGAAGTTCAGGACCCATCAGTTCATCCTTGGGGAGGCCTTTCAACAACAAAGGATAGCATCCTAACTCTTGATGATTGCTTCATAAATGCAAAGTCTCTTCATGTGCTCCAGAAT GTATTTGACAATGCACGTGCGAGGGAACATGAGCGTGAAATGTTTTACCCTGATGCATGTGGTGGGGGTGGCAGAGGATGGATTAGCCCAGTGATACCTAACTATGGCAGGGGGCATGGAACACGAGACACATGTGCGTTGCACACTGCACGTCTTTCTTGTGATACCCTGGTGGATTTTTGGTCAGCACTTGGTGAAGAAACTAAATCATCTCTTTTAAGGATGAAGGAAGAGGACTTCATTGAAAGACTCATGCATAG GTTTGACAGAAAGAGATTTTGCAGAGACTGCAGAAGGAATGTTATTCGTGAATTCAAGGAGCTGAAGGAACTAAAGCGCATGCGAAGGGAACCTCGCTGCACTAGTTGGTTCTGTGTCGCAGATACAGCATTCAAGTGTGAG GTGTTCGAGGATGCTGTTCTTGTTGATTGGCACCAATCTTTATTGGAACAAGATGGATCTTACCATCATTTTGAGTGGGCTATTGGAACAGGTGAAGGAAAATCTGATATTCTAGactttgaagatgtgggaatgAATGGGCAAGTCCACAGGAAAGGCCTCGATCTTGATCAGTTTGAAGACTATTTTGTTACACTGAGAGCATGGAGGCTGGATGGCCGCTGTACAGAGTTCTGTGTGAAGGCCCATGCCTTGAAGGGCCAATCATGTGTTCACCGCAGGCTGATTGTGGGGGATGGACTCGTGACAATTATGAAACGTGAAAGTATTAGAGGTTTTTTTGAGCATGCTGAAGAAGCAGAGGAAGAGGAT GAAGATGATGCAATTGACAGAGATGGGAATGACCCTGACAGTGATGCCACTCATCCACAGAAGCATGCTAAGAGCCCTGAACTTGCAAGAGAATTTCTCCTGGATGCTGCTGCAGTGATCTTCAAAGAACAG GTTGAGAAGGCCTTCAGAGAAGGCACCGCCCGGCAAAATGCACATAGTGTATTTGTGTCCCTTGCACTAAAACTGTTGGAAGAACGAGTTCATGTTGCTTGCAAAGAAATTATTACATTGGAAAAACAG ACCAAGCTTcttgaggaagaagagaaagaaaagcgTGAAGAAGAAGAGCgcagggagaggaggagaacaaaagagagagagaagaagcatagaagaaaagagaggctgaaaggaaaggaaagagaCAAGGAAAAATCGCTAGTTCAATCAAATGTTTCAGATGATATTTCACCATCATCTCTGAACAACTTAGCAGCACCAAGTAATAATGAGTTGCAAGATATTTTAGCCTCCAGATATTCATGTAGCGAAGAAGAAGATAATGTTGTGGTCAGGGAACATTACTCTCCTGATACCTCTGTTGCTCAATCTTCAAGCAGGGAAATTGATGGAAAAAGCAATGAGCACGAATGCAGTACAACAGCAGATTTTGTTCCCACAGATTGCAATAGCTCATTCTTATGTGAGGAGTCTAAATCAAGAAAAAACCTGAGATTTAGAAGAGATTTGCCTCAAGAACAAGCCTCCAGTTATTGGTATGAAGATCGCCAAGATGACTCTGGGGGCATAGGAGATATTCAGCAACAGTCAAGGGAGAGGACAAGGAATACCACTAGAGGCTACAGCACTGTATTCAGTACAAATAACCGAACAAGAGATAGGTACAAGCCTTGCAGTTGTGGCCATCAGGAAGATTACAGATATTTTTCCACAACAGCTAGACCGAGTAGGGAGATGAAGATGGCCAGGAAAGCAGTGGTTGAGAAGCTCAGGTTGCAATACCGCAGGTGCTATCCTTTGGACAGCTTCATAGTGTCGAAAGGAGGTCGTGTTGGTGGTACACCAAACAAGAATGCAGGCCCGAAGCAAGTATGGGAGCCAATGGATACAAGAAAGAAAGCCAGCTTAGGGAATGGGAATAATGCTGCTGGGACAGCTGATGATACCAATCGATCCAATCAAGTGGAATGCTCAAAGGATATCAATGAATGCCAAAAGCCTGAGAAAGTGTGTGAACCACTTGCTGAGGTTTGTTCTGAGAGATCTGAGGAAGCTTGTAGGTCAGACACAGATGAGCCATGCAAAGAAAGTGAGAAGAATCAACCTGCTTGCAATGATGGATCTCATGTGGTGGACAAGCCCGACTGCTGCTTGACCAAGGATGCTGGTAGGATGGCAAACCTAACCAGTTCGGACAGCTCTTCATGTCTAAGTCAGGGAGATAGGGATAGCAGCATGAGTAGCATGACCTCATTGAGTGCTCAGAACGCGGAATCTTCATCTACATCTGATTCAGAAGAATCTTCAGAAAGGAACAATAGCAACCCAGGTGATCCGCCAACAAAGAATGCTTCTCGTTCATTGCTTGAGATGTGCGCAGGAAATGGTTTCAGAGAGTACCAACCAAAAGGCATTCACCCTCCAGATGGCCACCAATTCGGGTTCAATGTGGCCCCTATCCAGGACCAGATGTTGCATCATCAAAAGGTGCATGCACCACCATACTCGTCAGCATTCTTGGGGTTCCACAGTCATCCCTTGCCAGTTCCAACAAATGGATACATACCATATCCTCAGCCTGCCCACTTCTACCCTAGCTCTGTGGCCCCTGTTGGATATGGAGTTGCTGGGAACCAATGTGTCGACTTTCCAATGCAGTACAACAATGTTCATCCGTACTCAGGTCCTGAATTTAGTTATGTGCCTTCGCAGCCAGTCCACAAGGCTCCAGTGAGCTTTCATGCCGTGCCACCAACCCCGTTGTGTAGAAATGGGGTGCCGGTGATCATAAGTCCAGACATGCAGCAGAACCATGCCTTCCCTCCTAAATTAAATCAGGCAGTTCCCAAGAATGGCTATTCAGAAGACAACACCAAACAGAAAGATGATGACAGCACACCATTCTCCTTGTTCCAATTCAACCTACCAATAGCCCCTCCCGCCCCGGCAACATCCAAAGAAGAGCAGAGTAGGGGAGCATTGGTGTCGATACTGCCGGTAGCTCAACCCCAGCCCTGCTCAAGGGAGGAGACAAACATCAAGGAGTATAACCTGTTCTCCGGGTGTAAGGGGGTAATATTCCCATTCATCTAG